A genomic region of Salinibacter pepae contains the following coding sequences:
- the plsY gene encoding glycerol-3-phosphate 1-O-acyltransferase PlsY, translating into MWSLTVILLISYFLGSIPGALWSSKALHGVDIRNHGSHNCGATNAFRVVGWQAGALATVVDFGKGFLAAGVVASVIRIDPIPSGLSLFGGDPFVVLGLLAGVGAVIGHMYPIFARFEGGKGVNTAAGMLFALTPLTMAITLAVFVAVLLSSRYVSLSSITAAVAFPTIVALRRFGFGADLDPSLLVFGGLLALSIVVAHRSNIQRLLNGTESQISSFEPAQGMLGRGEL; encoded by the coding sequence ATGTGGTCGCTGACCGTCATACTGCTCATCAGCTATTTCCTCGGGTCCATTCCCGGCGCGCTGTGGTCGAGCAAGGCCCTGCATGGGGTCGACATCCGCAATCACGGAAGTCACAACTGTGGGGCCACCAATGCCTTTCGGGTCGTGGGCTGGCAGGCGGGCGCGCTGGCGACGGTCGTGGATTTTGGGAAGGGCTTTCTCGCGGCGGGCGTCGTGGCGTCGGTGATTCGCATCGATCCCATTCCGTCCGGCCTCTCACTCTTTGGGGGGGACCCGTTCGTGGTCCTGGGGCTCCTCGCTGGAGTGGGGGCGGTGATCGGTCACATGTACCCGATCTTCGCGCGGTTTGAGGGAGGGAAGGGCGTAAACACCGCCGCTGGGATGCTCTTTGCGCTCACGCCCCTCACCATGGCGATCACGCTCGCGGTTTTCGTGGCGGTGTTGCTGTCCTCGCGGTACGTGTCCCTGTCTTCCATCACCGCCGCCGTGGCGTTCCCCACCATCGTGGCCCTGCGCCGCTTCGGCTTCGGGGCCGATCTTGACCCGAGCCTGCTCGTCTTTGGGGGGCTTCTCGCGCTGTCTATCGTGGTGGCGCACCGGTCTAACATTCAGCGCCTCCTAAACGGCACCGAAAGCCAGATTAGCTCCTTTGAGCCGGCCCAGGGCATGCTGGGCCGTGGAGAACTCTGA
- a CDS encoding DNA gyrase/topoisomerase IV subunit A, protein MPVTETIPLHETARERYLNYALSVITSRALPDIRDGLKPVQRRILFAMFDSLNLYPSKRHRKSATVVGETMGKYHPHGDKAIYDAMVRMAQSFSLRAPLVDGHGNFGSLDGDSAAAMRYTEAKLQPLAMEMLEGLRDETVDYRDNFDGSLEEPVVLPARVPNLLVNGASGIAVGMATNIPPHNLGEVVNAALRMIEEPEVSTAPLVREHIQGPDFPTGGRILNTQDELVEIYETGSGTIEMRGAYRTKGKTRAIIESVPYGVDKSKIVEEIADHIAEENVPQLSNVRDESTDEVRIVLELKRGSDTEAAMAYLFKHTKLQKRFHVNLTCLVPTESTDVKAPKQVDLRTILRYFLDFRLDVVTRRLQNELAELEARIHILEGFETIFDALDEAIEIIRTSKNKADAAQRLMHRFQLDEEQTDAILETQLYKLSQMEIEAIRDELGEKRARAEEIRRLLDDEDARWGIVKDELQDIRDEYTDERRSTLVGPEADMEYTEEDYIVDEDVHVIVTRDGWVKRQGTYSDLDAIRTRDGDEVGWALAGSTRATVGFFTNYGTCYTTRITEIPSTTGYGDPVQKLFSFDDGEHVVGVVSFDDRALPAPVPAEPSEQGELFDPDDPDAPDEPYIVAISTGGQATRFTLDGYLEPSISTGRKYMRLEDGDEVARVHLARGDENICLASHDGRALVFPVHQVSVYKGPAKGVRAIRLEDNDRVLDFTLSTRARDGLTVETNNGREEIVRTTKFDATNRGAKGTLVIKRGYFAEVFPEPVEVALHEAA, encoded by the coding sequence ATGCCTGTTACCGAAACGATCCCGCTTCACGAGACCGCCCGCGAACGGTACCTGAACTACGCCCTGTCCGTCATCACCAGCCGGGCCCTTCCGGACATTCGCGACGGCCTGAAGCCGGTGCAGCGTCGCATCCTCTTTGCGATGTTTGACAGCCTGAACCTCTACCCGTCCAAGCGGCACCGCAAGAGCGCGACGGTCGTGGGGGAGACGATGGGAAAGTACCACCCCCACGGCGACAAGGCCATCTACGACGCCATGGTGCGCATGGCACAGTCGTTTTCGCTGCGGGCGCCGCTGGTCGACGGACACGGCAACTTCGGGTCGCTCGACGGTGACAGCGCGGCGGCGATGCGCTACACGGAGGCCAAGCTGCAGCCCCTGGCCATGGAGATGTTGGAGGGACTCCGCGACGAGACGGTCGACTACCGCGACAACTTTGACGGCTCGCTGGAAGAGCCGGTCGTGCTCCCTGCCCGCGTCCCCAACCTCCTGGTGAACGGGGCGAGCGGCATCGCGGTCGGGATGGCGACGAACATTCCGCCGCACAATCTCGGCGAGGTGGTCAACGCGGCCCTCCGCATGATTGAAGAGCCTGAGGTGTCCACCGCGCCCCTCGTCCGCGAGCACATTCAGGGCCCGGACTTTCCGACCGGGGGGCGCATCCTAAACACCCAGGACGAACTTGTGGAGATCTACGAGACGGGCTCCGGGACGATCGAGATGCGCGGGGCGTACCGGACGAAGGGGAAGACCCGTGCCATCATCGAGTCGGTGCCCTACGGCGTGGACAAGAGCAAAATCGTCGAGGAGATTGCCGACCACATTGCGGAGGAAAACGTCCCGCAGCTGTCGAACGTGCGCGACGAGTCAACCGACGAGGTGCGCATCGTGCTGGAGCTGAAGCGGGGCTCCGACACGGAGGCGGCGATGGCCTACCTGTTCAAGCACACGAAGCTCCAGAAACGATTCCACGTCAACCTCACCTGCCTCGTGCCGACCGAGAGCACGGACGTGAAGGCCCCGAAGCAGGTGGACCTCCGTACCATTCTCCGGTACTTCCTCGACTTCCGGCTGGACGTCGTGACCCGGCGTCTGCAGAACGAACTGGCGGAGCTGGAGGCACGGATTCACATCCTTGAGGGGTTTGAGACGATTTTCGACGCCCTCGACGAGGCCATCGAGATCATCCGGACCTCGAAGAACAAAGCCGACGCCGCCCAGCGGCTCATGCACCGCTTCCAGCTCGACGAAGAGCAGACCGACGCGATTCTGGAGACGCAGCTGTACAAGCTCTCGCAGATGGAGATTGAAGCGATCCGGGACGAACTTGGGGAGAAACGGGCCCGGGCGGAAGAAATCCGTCGCCTGCTCGACGACGAGGACGCGCGCTGGGGCATTGTGAAGGACGAGCTTCAGGACATCCGCGACGAATACACGGACGAGCGCCGCAGTACCCTCGTCGGGCCGGAGGCGGACATGGAATACACCGAAGAGGATTACATCGTCGACGAGGACGTCCACGTCATCGTCACGCGGGACGGTTGGGTGAAGCGGCAGGGGACGTATTCGGACCTCGACGCCATCCGGACGCGCGACGGAGATGAGGTGGGGTGGGCCCTGGCCGGGTCGACCCGCGCCACCGTCGGCTTTTTTACGAACTACGGCACCTGCTACACCACCCGCATCACGGAAATCCCCAGCACGACCGGGTACGGCGATCCGGTGCAAAAGCTGTTCTCGTTCGACGACGGGGAGCACGTGGTCGGGGTCGTCAGCTTCGACGACCGCGCCCTGCCGGCCCCCGTGCCGGCCGAACCGAGTGAGCAGGGCGAGCTCTTCGACCCGGACGATCCCGACGCGCCGGATGAGCCGTACATCGTCGCCATCAGTACGGGTGGGCAGGCCACCCGCTTCACCCTGGACGGCTACCTGGAGCCGTCGATCAGCACGGGCCGAAAGTACATGCGCCTGGAGGACGGGGACGAGGTGGCACGCGTCCATCTCGCCCGGGGCGACGAAAACATCTGCCTCGCCTCCCACGACGGACGCGCACTCGTTTTCCCGGTTCATCAGGTGTCGGTGTACAAGGGGCCGGCCAAAGGCGTGCGCGCCATCCGGCTTGAGGACAACGACCGCGTGCTCGACTTTACCCTTAGCACTCGGGCCCGCGACGGGCTCACGGTCGAGACGAACAACGGACGGGAAGAGATCGTGCGCACGACGAAGTTCGACGCGACGAACCGGGGGGCGAAGGGCACCCTCGTGATCAAGCGGGGCTACTTCGCGGAGGTCTTCCCGGAGCCTGTGGAAGTGGCCCTACACGAGGCCGCGTAG
- a CDS encoding AlbA family DNA-binding domain-containing protein: MTRRELEQLVDLGEGISVEFKRRAPRPVRIAKEAVALANTNGGRIVLGVNDDGTIMGVEHTSEQEFLLRQAVNAHSRPVVEYQTERIVVEPRCDVLVVTIPESSTKPHVVVPDEEARDDEGQTYVRVEASSVEASPETIQELRNQEDHAGVTFEFGETESLLMRYLDDYGRISVSQLAQLADIPPERASQTLLRLTEADLLHLHPDEDGDYFTLNY; encoded by the coding sequence ATGACGCGTCGAGAACTAGAACAGCTCGTCGACCTGGGGGAGGGCATCAGTGTGGAGTTCAAGCGCCGGGCGCCCCGGCCCGTGCGCATCGCTAAAGAGGCGGTTGCGCTGGCAAACACCAACGGCGGGCGCATCGTGCTCGGCGTCAACGACGACGGAACCATCATGGGGGTGGAGCACACCTCCGAGCAAGAGTTTCTGCTCCGTCAGGCCGTGAACGCCCACTCCCGGCCCGTTGTGGAGTACCAGACGGAGCGCATTGTGGTGGAGCCCCGCTGCGACGTGCTCGTGGTGACGATCCCCGAAAGCAGCACCAAGCCCCACGTCGTCGTGCCCGACGAGGAGGCCCGCGACGACGAGGGCCAGACGTACGTTCGGGTGGAGGCCAGTAGCGTTGAGGCCAGCCCCGAGACCATCCAGGAGCTGCGCAACCAGGAGGACCATGCAGGCGTGACTTTCGAATTTGGGGAGACGGAGTCGTTGCTCATGCGCTACCTGGACGACTACGGTCGCATCTCCGTCTCACAGCTGGCTCAGCTGGCCGACATTCCGCCGGAGCGGGCGTCCCAGACGCTGTTGCGTCTTACGGAGGCCGACCTGCTGCACCTCCATCCCGATGAGGACGGCGATTACTTTACGCTGAACTACTGA
- the purM gene encoding phosphoribosylformylglycinamidine cyclo-ligase, which translates to MTTYKEAGVDVEAGEETVDRIRSSVQDTFTPGVLADIGAFGSFFEPDLEGMDEPVLVSSIDGVGTKLKVASRAERYDTVGQDLVNHCVTDVAVCGARPLYFLDYYGVGTLEPDTAEAVVEGFATACDDNDCALVGGEIAEMPDVYGEGDFDLVGTVVGLVDKGEIVTGDEVRPGDVLLGLPSTGIHTNGYTLARSVLFDAYTVEDCPSELGGASVGEALLRVHRSYLRPIRTLVEADLARGLAHITGGGLPNNLGRVVPEGGTAAVDYDAWDRPPIFSLIQKHGNVPEEDMRQTFNLGIGMVAVVRAEEASRAVDQLEAAGESPIRMGRIETAGASH; encoded by the coding sequence ATGACAACCTACAAGGAAGCCGGCGTTGACGTTGAAGCCGGCGAAGAAACGGTCGACCGCATCCGGTCGAGCGTGCAGGACACCTTTACGCCCGGCGTACTCGCCGACATCGGGGCCTTCGGGTCGTTCTTCGAACCGGATCTGGAGGGCATGGACGAGCCGGTGCTCGTGTCGTCCATCGATGGGGTGGGTACCAAGTTGAAGGTGGCGTCCCGCGCCGAGCGCTACGACACGGTGGGGCAGGACCTGGTGAACCACTGCGTAACCGATGTGGCCGTGTGTGGCGCGCGGCCCCTGTACTTCCTCGACTACTACGGGGTGGGCACCCTTGAGCCCGACACGGCGGAGGCCGTCGTAGAGGGCTTCGCGACCGCCTGCGACGACAACGACTGTGCGCTGGTTGGGGGAGAGATTGCGGAAATGCCGGACGTGTACGGGGAGGGCGATTTCGACCTGGTGGGCACGGTCGTCGGGCTTGTGGACAAGGGCGAGATCGTGACGGGGGACGAGGTCCGTCCCGGGGACGTGCTCCTCGGGCTGCCCTCGACGGGCATCCACACCAACGGCTACACCCTTGCCCGGAGCGTCCTCTTCGACGCGTACACCGTGGAGGACTGCCCCTCTGAGCTGGGGGGCGCGTCGGTGGGGGAGGCGCTGCTTCGGGTCCACCGGTCGTACCTGCGCCCGATTCGAACGCTCGTGGAGGCCGACCTTGCCCGAGGGCTCGCCCACATCACCGGCGGGGGACTTCCGAACAACCTCGGCCGGGTGGTGCCGGAGGGGGGTACGGCGGCGGTCGATTACGACGCCTGGGATCGTCCGCCGATCTTCTCGTTGATCCAAAAGCACGGGAACGTGCCGGAGGAGGACATGCGACAGACCTTTAACCTCGGCATCGGGATGGTGGCCGTGGTGCGGGCGGAGGAGGCCTCCCGGGCGGTCGACCAGCTGGAGGCCGCTGGCGAATCCCCGATCCGGATGGGGCGGATCGAGACTGCAGGGGCGTCCCACTAG
- a CDS encoding DNA gyrase/topoisomerase IV subunit B: protein MPTTYTGEDIDVLEGLEPVRKRPGMYIGGTGRPGLHHILWEVVDNAVDEATNGYASRIEVVLHEDGQSISVSDNGRGIPVDDHPEKGVPTVQLILTTLHSGGKFDGSNYITSGGLHGVGVSVVNALSEELVATVKRDGQEYQQRFRQGTPVTGLDTTKESARGTGTEIYFRPDPDIFESVEFDPSWIREHLDVKTYLNRDLKIIFRDETSGERHELHHEGGIQEYLDYLVEDLQVSPIHDEVFMMEADDLDGDGRLEIALQWTDAPKEQLHTFVNGIPTEDGGTHEQGLKSGIRAVIRSFMDTHDLVPHRLEIKGDDTREGLVGIVNLFHVDPQFQGQTKDKLNNPSVRSQVSGALRTELEQYLNDHSSTGEAIASRVVQAAKARRARRSASGGSSGRSGSKSRLQLPGKLADCSSSTPSECELFIVEGDSAGGSAKQARDRETQAVLPLRGKVLNAEQATLDRVQSNKELSNIVQALGCGIGDALDLSDLRYRKVILLMDADSDGHHIATLLLTFFYRYMRPLIEGGFVHIAQPPLYRIEAGRETHWALDEPDKEQILDEIRSDGRNPNVDIQRFKGLGEMMPDTLNETTLSPEGRRLLEVSIPDTERMVTEQTITELMGRDSSARFKFIMQHAAEADELDV, encoded by the coding sequence ATGCCCACAACGTACACCGGCGAAGACATTGACGTCCTCGAAGGCCTCGAACCGGTCCGCAAGCGGCCGGGCATGTACATCGGGGGGACGGGGCGGCCCGGCCTGCACCACATCCTCTGGGAGGTGGTGGACAACGCCGTCGACGAGGCCACGAACGGGTATGCCTCGCGGATCGAGGTTGTCCTGCACGAGGACGGACAAAGCATCTCCGTGTCCGACAACGGCCGTGGCATCCCGGTGGATGATCACCCCGAAAAGGGCGTTCCGACGGTCCAGCTGATTCTTACGACCCTTCACTCCGGGGGCAAGTTCGACGGGAGCAACTACATCACGTCCGGCGGCCTGCACGGGGTGGGCGTGTCGGTCGTGAACGCCCTCTCGGAGGAGCTCGTGGCGACTGTCAAGCGCGATGGACAGGAGTACCAGCAGCGGTTCCGGCAGGGCACGCCGGTGACGGGCCTGGACACCACGAAGGAGAGTGCGCGTGGGACCGGGACGGAGATTTACTTTCGGCCCGACCCGGACATCTTCGAGTCCGTCGAGTTCGACCCGTCCTGGATCCGGGAGCACCTGGACGTGAAGACGTACCTGAACCGGGACCTAAAAATTATCTTCCGGGACGAGACGAGCGGCGAGCGGCACGAGCTGCACCACGAGGGGGGCATTCAGGAATACCTGGACTACCTGGTGGAGGACCTTCAGGTCAGCCCGATCCACGACGAGGTCTTCATGATGGAGGCCGACGACCTGGACGGGGACGGGCGATTGGAGATTGCCCTTCAGTGGACCGACGCGCCGAAGGAGCAGCTCCATACGTTCGTCAACGGCATTCCGACGGAGGACGGCGGGACCCACGAGCAGGGCCTCAAGAGCGGCATCCGGGCCGTGATCCGGTCGTTTATGGACACGCACGACCTGGTGCCCCACCGCCTGGAGATTAAGGGCGACGACACCCGAGAGGGCCTCGTGGGCATCGTGAACCTGTTTCACGTGGACCCCCAGTTTCAGGGGCAGACGAAGGACAAGCTCAACAACCCTTCGGTCCGGTCCCAGGTCTCGGGGGCGCTCCGCACCGAGCTGGAGCAGTACCTGAACGACCACTCGTCGACGGGGGAGGCCATCGCGTCTCGGGTCGTGCAGGCGGCGAAGGCCCGCCGGGCCCGCCGCTCCGCGTCCGGCGGAAGCAGTGGGCGTTCGGGCTCGAAGTCGCGCCTGCAACTGCCCGGCAAGCTGGCGGACTGCTCGTCGAGCACCCCGAGCGAGTGCGAGCTCTTCATCGTGGAGGGGGACTCGGCCGGCGGCTCGGCCAAGCAGGCCCGCGACCGGGAGACGCAGGCGGTTTTGCCCCTTCGCGGGAAGGTGCTGAATGCCGAGCAGGCCACCCTCGATCGGGTCCAGAGCAACAAGGAGCTGTCGAACATTGTGCAGGCGCTGGGCTGTGGCATCGGCGATGCGCTTGACCTGTCCGACCTCCGCTACCGAAAGGTCATTCTCCTGATGGACGCGGACTCGGACGGCCACCACATCGCCACGCTCCTGCTCACGTTCTTCTACCGGTACATGCGGCCGCTCATCGAGGGCGGATTTGTGCACATTGCCCAGCCGCCGCTCTACCGCATCGAGGCGGGCAGGGAGACCCACTGGGCGCTCGACGAGCCCGACAAGGAGCAGATTCTGGACGAGATTCGGAGCGACGGGCGCAACCCGAACGTCGACATTCAACGGTTCAAGGGACTGGGGGAGATGATGCCCGATACGCTGAACGAAACGACCCTTTCGCCCGAGGGGCGTCGGCTGCTTGAAGTCAGCATCCCCGACACCGAGCGGATGGTGACGGAGCAGACGATCACTGAATTGATGGGGCGCGACAGCTCGGCCCGGTTCAAGTTCATCATGCAGCACGCCGCCGAGGCGGACGAGCTGGACGTGTAG
- a CDS encoding phytoene/squalene synthase family protein has protein sequence MGDEHPPDLPRPFYDDWSRRRRPAAQALWHWHSALKRPVVPKGEDVKAYFDEERARAESGRPLRGMPEETASAAYAACETHDLTLDWLGTQVEAARLFVGETRFEDADQLETFVRLWAVPHARLLAHLAGLTNSVQIGWVDELARGFFHLAHLLRLPADLARGRLFVPLDELRQYEVSAEQLRTGPATEGARRLLWKQSVRARDALQRGRSLADDLGLRKRYALLRYWHGALALLNELDRRDYDLWAAPIELSRLRRLEVYLLMLFGRR, from the coding sequence ATGGGTGACGAGCATCCACCGGACCTGCCCCGCCCGTTTTACGACGACTGGTCCCGGCGCCGCCGCCCTGCGGCACAGGCGCTATGGCACTGGCACTCGGCCCTCAAGCGCCCGGTGGTGCCGAAGGGCGAAGACGTGAAGGCGTATTTCGATGAGGAGCGGGCACGGGCCGAGTCAGGCCGACCGCTCCGCGGGATGCCCGAAGAGACTGCGTCTGCCGCCTACGCGGCGTGTGAGACCCACGACCTGACCCTGGATTGGCTCGGGACGCAGGTCGAAGCGGCACGGCTGTTTGTGGGAGAGACCCGCTTCGAAGATGCCGATCAGTTGGAGACCTTCGTTCGGCTCTGGGCCGTGCCCCACGCCCGTCTCCTCGCACACCTGGCGGGCCTGACCAATTCCGTGCAGATCGGCTGGGTCGACGAGCTGGCCCGCGGCTTCTTCCACCTGGCGCACCTCCTCCGGCTGCCTGCCGATCTGGCGCGGGGCCGTCTCTTCGTGCCGCTGGACGAGCTTCGCCAGTACGAGGTCTCGGCGGAGCAGCTCCGAACGGGCCCGGCCACGGAAGGGGCCCGCCGCCTGCTCTGGAAGCAGAGCGTTCGGGCACGCGATGCCCTGCAGCGCGGCCGATCGCTGGCCGACGACCTTGGACTCCGAAAGCGCTACGCCCTGCTTCGGTACTGGCACGGGGCCCTCGCCTTGCTTAACGAACTCGATCGGCGCGACTACGACCTCTGGGCGGCCCCCATCGAGCTGTCGCGACTCCGCCGGCTGGAGGTGTACTTGCTCATGCTCTTCGGCCGCCGGTAG
- a CDS encoding IS5 family transposase (programmed frameshift): protein MPRRRYELTDEQYERIEHLLPEVEGRGCPYNDHRQVINGIFWILRSGAPWRDMPKRYGNWKTVYDRFRRWAEDGTLESIVRHLQGELDAEGRIDWSQFNVDSTIVQAARAAAGGPNDDKKGPEAGDEGVGPALGYSRGGFSTKIHLLTDRRGLPLGAVLSAGQRHESAFFTDLMNEVSVPRQRGRPRKRPEAVAGDRGYDAAWIRRWLAERGIESAIPARKGVREGPGRPPTCDDQRYRDRNTVERCVGHLKERRRLVVRYEKKASHYKAMVLWAFVEEYLKR from the exons ATGCCGAGACGCCGCTATGAACTCACTGACGAGCAGTATGAACGCATCGAACACCTCCTGCCGGAAGTTGAGGGACGTGGTTGTCCGTACAACGATCACCGGCAGGTCATCAACGGAATCTTCTGGATCCTCCGATCGGGAGCACCTTGGCGGGATATGCCCAAGCGGTATGGAAACTGGAAAACGGTGTACGACCGATTCCGACGCTGGGCCGAAGATGGTACTCTTGAGTCGATCGTACGGCATCTTCAAGGGGAACTCGACGCAGAGGGCCGTATCGATTGGAGCCAGTTCAATGTGGATAGCACCATCGTACAGGCCGCCCGAGCCGCCGCTGGCGGACCAAACGATGATAAAAAGGGGCCCGAAGCAGGC GACGAAGGCGTAGGCCCGGCGCTCGGCTACAGCCGAGGTGGGTTCTCTACAAAGATACACTTGCTTACAGACCGACGAGGCCTCCCTCTGGGAGCCGTCCTGTCGGCCGGGCAGCGCCACGAGTCGGCCTTCTTCACCGACCTAATGAACGAAGTATCGGTCCCCCGCCAAAGAGGACGGCCCCGCAAACGCCCCGAGGCAGTCGCTGGAGACCGTGGCTACGACGCTGCCTGGATCCGCCGCTGGCTCGCCGAACGAGGCATCGAGTCGGCCATCCCGGCTCGCAAGGGTGTTCGAGAAGGCCCTGGGCGCCCACCAACCTGCGATGACCAGAGGTACCGCGACCGAAATACGGTTGAGCGCTGCGTTGGTCACCTGAAGGAGCGGCGGCGCCTCGTCGTCCGATATGAGAAGAAAGCAAGCCACTACAAAGCCATGGTGCTCTGGGCGTTCGTCGAGGAATACCTGAAGCGATAA
- a CDS encoding NAD(P)H-dependent glycerol-3-phosphate dehydrogenase, whose translation MSTSITLFGAGSWGTALAVHLAAAGRDVTLWARRDEAVERMRTTHRNPTYLSDIEIPPSVHVTSDLEAAAGASSLWAVAVPSQNLRSVATRIAPLTRPGTTVVSLAKGIENETLQTMSQVLADELGGMETQQIGVLYGPSHAEEVAENQPTTLVAAAPTEPRAEWVQDAFMTERLRVYVNTDVVGVEIGGSAKNVLAIAAGIGDGVGYGDNAKAALVTRGLAEIRRLGVAMGAKPRTFAGLAGIGDLLVTCMSPHSRNRHLGEQIGNGMTLEEIESEMDMVAEGVRTTQSVQDLARHHEIEMPVTEAVHRVLFENRRPEDMVDELMTRSAKREHWLPQGLRNVS comes from the coding sequence ATGTCGACATCGATTACGCTCTTCGGAGCCGGAAGCTGGGGAACGGCCCTGGCCGTCCACCTGGCCGCCGCGGGGCGCGACGTGACCCTCTGGGCCCGCCGCGACGAGGCGGTCGAGCGGATGCGGACAACGCACCGCAACCCCACGTACCTCTCGGACATCGAGATCCCGCCCTCTGTGCACGTGACGTCGGACCTTGAGGCCGCCGCGGGGGCCTCGTCCCTCTGGGCCGTGGCGGTGCCCTCGCAGAACCTGCGTAGCGTGGCGACCCGCATCGCGCCGCTCACCCGCCCGGGGACGACCGTGGTATCGCTGGCGAAAGGAATCGAGAACGAGACCCTGCAGACGATGTCGCAGGTGCTGGCCGATGAGCTGGGGGGGATGGAGACACAACAGATCGGGGTGCTCTACGGGCCCAGTCACGCGGAGGAGGTCGCCGAAAATCAGCCGACCACACTGGTCGCGGCCGCCCCCACTGAGCCGCGGGCCGAGTGGGTCCAGGACGCCTTCATGACCGAGCGGCTCCGCGTCTACGTAAACACCGATGTGGTCGGCGTGGAGATTGGGGGCTCCGCGAAGAATGTCCTCGCGATTGCGGCGGGGATTGGGGACGGAGTGGGGTACGGAGACAATGCCAAGGCGGCCCTCGTTACCCGTGGCCTCGCCGAGATTCGGCGCCTCGGGGTCGCGATGGGCGCCAAGCCCCGAACGTTCGCCGGCCTCGCAGGCATCGGCGACCTGCTCGTGACCTGCATGAGTCCGCACAGCCGCAACCGACACCTGGGGGAGCAGATTGGGAACGGCATGACGCTCGAAGAGATCGAGTCGGAAATGGACATGGTTGCGGAGGGCGTTCGGACGACCCAGTCGGTGCAAGACCTCGCGCGCCACCATGAGATCGAGATGCCCGTTACGGAGGCGGTGCACCGTGTTCTGTTCGAGAACCGGCGCCCCGAAGACATGGTTGACGAGCTTATGACGCGCTCGGCCAAGCGGGAGCACTGGTTGCCACAGGGCCTCCGGAACGTTTCCTGA